In the Streptomyces formicae genome, one interval contains:
- the thiE gene encoding thiamine phosphate synthase — MATKPAPARLADARLYLCVDARKRQGDLPEFLDAVLAGGVDIVQLRDKGMEAGEELEHLQVFRDACRRHGKLLAVNDRADVAHAIGADVLHLGQGDLPVPAARAILGATGDDVLVGRSTHAESEAAAAATQDGVDYFCTGPCWPTPTKPGRHAPGLDLVRYTASLGTDRPWFAIGGIDAGNLDEVLDAGATRVVVVRAITEADDPGAAAADLAKRLRARTSV, encoded by the coding sequence ATGGCCACCAAGCCCGCGCCCGCACGGCTCGCCGACGCCCGGCTCTACCTGTGCGTGGACGCCCGCAAGCGCCAGGGAGACCTCCCGGAGTTCCTCGACGCCGTCCTCGCGGGCGGCGTCGACATCGTGCAGCTGCGCGACAAGGGCATGGAGGCGGGCGAGGAGCTGGAGCACCTCCAGGTCTTCCGCGACGCCTGCCGCAGGCACGGCAAGCTCCTCGCGGTGAACGACCGCGCTGACGTCGCGCACGCCATCGGCGCCGACGTGCTGCACCTGGGCCAGGGCGACCTGCCCGTCCCCGCCGCCCGCGCCATCCTCGGCGCCACCGGCGACGACGTGCTCGTGGGCCGCTCCACGCACGCCGAGTCCGAGGCCGCGGCGGCCGCCACGCAGGACGGCGTGGACTACTTCTGCACCGGGCCGTGCTGGCCCACGCCGACCAAGCCGGGGCGCCACGCCCCCGGGCTGGACCTGGTCAGGTACACGGCCTCGCTGGGCACGGACCGCCCGTGGTTCGCGATCGGCGGCATCGACGCGGGCAATCTCGACGAGGTGCTCGACGCGGGCGCCACCCGGGTCGTGGTGGTCCGCGCGATCACCGAGGCGGACGATCCCGGCGCGGCCGCCGCCGATCTCGCCAAGCGGCTGCGCGCACGAACGTCTGTGTGA
- a CDS encoding Rv2175c family DNA-binding protein has protein sequence MTEIDAKTDALVPAWLHLPDIAEMLDVEVTRVRQLVKEGQLIAVRRGENRALQVPAAFIDGDKVVKGLAGTLTLLRDDGFSDEEMLEWLFTADPTLPGTPAQALSENRGTEVKRRAQALAV, from the coding sequence GTGACCGAGATTGACGCAAAGACCGATGCTCTCGTCCCCGCCTGGCTCCACCTCCCCGACATCGCCGAAATGCTCGATGTCGAGGTGACGCGTGTGCGCCAGCTGGTCAAGGAGGGCCAGCTGATCGCCGTACGCCGTGGTGAGAACCGCGCGCTCCAGGTGCCGGCCGCCTTCATCGACGGCGACAAGGTCGTCAAGGGCCTCGCCGGCACCCTGACGCTCCTGAGGGACGACGGTTTCTCCGACGAAGAGATGCTCGAGTGGCTCTTCACCGCCGACCCGACCCTGCCCGGCACCCCCGCGCAGGCCCTGAGCGAGAATCGCGGCACGGAGGTGAAGCGTCGAGCCCAGGCGCTTGCCGTCTGA
- a CDS encoding NAD(P)/FAD-dependent oxidoreductase, translating into MAGVQTAVALREQGFAGTVTLIGAEPHQPYDRPPLSKAVLLGKAEGSAFDIDFEALGIALDLGREVTGVRPADHELDTATGPVAYDVLVLATGAAPVRLPGTEGVPGVHLLRTLDDAERLRPVLAEQHDVVVVGAGWIGAEFATAAREAGCGVTVVEAAERPLAGALPAEVAAPMEGWYADSGATLRTHARVERVEPGVVVLSDGTRLPAGAVVVGIGARPATDWLTDSGIELGAHREVLADERLRTSAPDVYAVGDCASFPSGRYGQRLLVHHWDNALQGPRTVAANIVGEDPAAYDPVPYFWSEQFGRFVQYAGHHASADQLVWRGDPTTAAWSVCWLREGALVAVLAVGRPRDLAQGRKLIEASAHLDPTLAADPSTPLKKAQL; encoded by the coding sequence ATGGCCGGTGTGCAGACCGCCGTCGCCCTGCGCGAGCAAGGGTTCGCGGGAACGGTGACCCTGATCGGCGCGGAACCCCATCAGCCGTACGACAGGCCGCCGCTGTCCAAGGCGGTGCTGCTCGGCAAGGCGGAGGGCTCCGCGTTCGACATCGACTTCGAGGCGCTCGGCATCGCCCTCGACCTGGGCCGCGAGGTCACCGGGGTGCGCCCCGCCGACCACGAACTGGACACCGCCACGGGTCCCGTCGCCTACGACGTCCTGGTCCTCGCGACCGGCGCCGCCCCGGTCAGGCTGCCCGGCACCGAGGGCGTTCCCGGCGTCCACCTCCTGCGCACCCTCGACGACGCCGAGCGGCTGCGCCCCGTCCTCGCCGAGCAGCACGACGTCGTGGTCGTCGGCGCGGGCTGGATCGGCGCCGAGTTCGCCACCGCCGCGCGCGAGGCGGGCTGCGGGGTCACCGTGGTCGAGGCGGCGGAGCGGCCGCTCGCGGGCGCGCTGCCCGCCGAGGTCGCCGCTCCCATGGAGGGCTGGTACGCGGACTCCGGAGCCACGCTGCGCACCCACGCGCGCGTGGAGCGCGTCGAGCCCGGCGTCGTGGTCCTCTCCGACGGCACGCGGCTGCCCGCGGGCGCCGTGGTGGTCGGCATCGGCGCGCGCCCCGCGACCGACTGGCTCACCGACTCCGGCATCGAGCTCGGCGCCCACCGCGAGGTCCTGGCCGACGAGCGCCTGCGCACCTCCGCGCCCGACGTGTACGCGGTCGGCGACTGCGCCTCCTTCCCCTCGGGCAGGTACGGCCAACGCCTGCTCGTCCACCACTGGGACAACGCGCTCCAGGGCCCGCGCACGGTGGCGGCGAACATCGTCGGCGAGGACCCCGCCGCGTACGACCCCGTGCCGTACTTCTGGTCGGAGCAGTTCGGCCGCTTCGTGCAGTACGCCGGTCATCACGCGTCCGCCGACCAGCTGGTGTGGCGCGGTGACCCGACGACCGCGGCCTGGTCCGTGTGCTGGCTCCGCGAAGGCGCCCTGGTGGCGGTCCTGGCAGTGGGCCGCCCCCGCGACCTGGCCCAGGGCCGCAAACTCATCGAGGCATCAGCCCACCTGGACCCGACCCTGGCGGCGGACCCGTCGACCCCCCTGAAGAAGGCCCAGCTGTAG
- the thiO gene encoding glycine oxidase ThiO, which yields MHSPTTPPPATPSATADVLVVGGGIIGLVTAWRAAQRGLSTAVVDPAPGGGAAQVAAGMLAAVTELHYGEQTLLGLNLASARRYPDFAAELTEASGHDIGYRACGTLAVALDSDDRAHLRELHALQRDSGLASEWLTGRECRRLEPMLAPGVRGGLRVDGDHQVDPRRLTAALLVACERAGVVFHRAWAERLSVVRDRARGVVTADGTELTAGQVVLAAGSLSGRLAGVPDDVLPPVRPVKGQVLRLTVPRAYAPFLSRTVRAVVRGSHVYLVPRENGELVVGATSEELGWDTTVTAGGVYELLRDAHELVPGITELPLTETRAGLRPGSPDNAPMLGPTRLPGLQLATGHYRNGVLLTPITGDVLAHALVTGELPDEARPFTPRRFADSPTAPPPATSAATSAALTEQPA from the coding sequence ATGCATTCACCTACGACACCACCGCCCGCGACACCGTCCGCCACCGCTGACGTCCTCGTCGTGGGAGGCGGCATCATCGGCCTGGTCACGGCCTGGCGGGCGGCCCAGCGCGGCCTGTCCACCGCGGTCGTGGACCCCGCACCCGGCGGCGGCGCGGCCCAGGTCGCCGCGGGCATGCTGGCCGCCGTCACCGAGCTGCACTACGGCGAGCAGACCCTGCTCGGCCTCAACCTCGCGTCGGCGCGGCGCTATCCGGACTTCGCCGCCGAGCTGACCGAGGCGAGCGGTCACGACATCGGCTACCGCGCGTGCGGCACGCTCGCCGTGGCGCTCGACTCCGACGACCGCGCCCATCTGCGCGAACTGCACGCGTTGCAGCGCGATTCGGGGCTCGCGTCGGAGTGGCTGACCGGCCGCGAGTGCCGCCGCCTCGAACCGATGCTCGCCCCGGGCGTGCGCGGCGGGCTGCGGGTCGACGGCGACCACCAGGTCGACCCGCGTCGGCTGACCGCGGCCCTTCTGGTGGCCTGCGAGCGGGCCGGTGTCGTCTTCCACCGCGCCTGGGCCGAGCGCCTCTCCGTCGTCCGCGACCGGGCCCGCGGCGTCGTCACCGCGGACGGCACCGAGCTGACCGCGGGGCAGGTCGTGCTCGCCGCGGGCAGCCTCAGCGGGCGCCTCGCGGGCGTTCCCGACGACGTCCTGCCGCCCGTGCGCCCCGTGAAGGGGCAGGTGCTCAGGCTGACGGTGCCGAGGGCGTACGCGCCGTTCCTCAGCCGCACCGTGCGGGCCGTGGTGCGCGGCAGCCACGTCTATCTGGTGCCCCGGGAGAACGGCGAGCTCGTGGTCGGCGCGACCAGCGAGGAGCTGGGCTGGGACACCACGGTCACCGCGGGCGGCGTCTACGAGCTGCTCAGGGACGCCCACGAGCTCGTCCCCGGCATCACGGAACTGCCGCTCACCGAGACCCGCGCGGGCCTGCGCCCCGGCTCCCCCGACAACGCGCCGATGCTCGGCCCGACGCGCCTGCCCGGGCTTCAGCTGGCCACCGGCCACTACCGCAACGGCGTCCTGCTGACGCCCATCACGGGTGACGTGCTGGCGCACGCCCTGGTCACCGGTGAACTGCCGGACGAGGCCCGCCCGTTCACACCACGGCGCTTCGCCGACTCCCCCACCGCGCCTCCTCCCGCCACCTCTGCCGCCACTTCTGCCGCCCTTACGGAGCAGCCCGCATGA
- the thiS gene encoding sulfur carrier protein ThiS yields the protein MTTTPLSFSVSLNGDVRDVAPGTTLGALVATLTTAHSGVAAALNETVVPRTRWSSTALSSGDRVEVLTAVQGG from the coding sequence ATGACCACCACACCGCTGTCCTTCTCGGTCTCCCTCAACGGGGACGTACGGGACGTCGCCCCCGGCACCACGCTCGGCGCCCTCGTCGCCACCCTCACGACGGCCCACTCCGGAGTGGCCGCCGCCCTCAACGAAACCGTCGTGCCCCGCACGCGCTGGTCCAGCACCGCGCTCAGTTCGGGCGACCGCGTCGAAGTACTCACCGCCGTCCAGGGAGGCTGA
- a CDS encoding thiazole synthase, with protein sequence MADDPFGIGGLTLSSRLIMGTGGAPSLDVLERSLVASGTELTTVAMRRLDPGVQGSVLSVLDRLGIRVLPNTAGCFTAGEAVLTARLAREALGTDLVKLEVIADERTLLPDPIELLDAAEVLVDDGFTVLPYTNDDPVLARKLEDAGCAAIMPLGSPIGSGLGIRNPHNFQLIVEHARVPVILDAGAGTASDAALAMELGCAGVMLASAVTRAQEPVLMAEAMRHGVEAGRLAHRAGRIPRRHFAEASSPEEGMARLDPERPAF encoded by the coding sequence ATGGCAGACGACCCCTTCGGCATCGGCGGTCTGACCCTCTCCTCGCGCCTGATCATGGGCACCGGCGGGGCACCGAGCCTGGACGTCCTTGAGCGTTCCCTCGTCGCGTCGGGCACCGAGCTGACGACCGTCGCGATGCGCCGCCTCGACCCGGGCGTGCAGGGCTCCGTGCTCTCCGTCCTCGACCGGCTCGGCATCCGCGTCCTGCCGAACACGGCGGGCTGCTTCACCGCGGGCGAGGCCGTCCTCACCGCCCGTCTCGCGCGTGAGGCGCTCGGCACCGACCTCGTGAAGCTGGAGGTCATCGCGGACGAGCGCACCCTGCTGCCCGACCCGATCGAGCTCCTGGACGCCGCGGAGGTCCTGGTCGACGACGGCTTCACCGTGCTCCCGTACACCAACGACGATCCGGTCCTCGCGCGGAAGCTGGAGGACGCGGGCTGCGCGGCGATCATGCCGCTCGGCTCCCCCATCGGCTCCGGGCTCGGCATCCGCAATCCGCACAACTTCCAGCTGATCGTGGAGCACGCGCGCGTGCCGGTGATCCTGGACGCGGGCGCGGGCACCGCGTCCGACGCGGCGCTCGCGATGGAGCTGGGCTGCGCCGGTGTGATGCTCGCCTCCGCGGTGACCCGGGCGCAGGAGCCGGTCCTGATGGCCGAGGCCATGCGGCACGGCGTCGAGGCGGGGCGTCTCGCGCACCGGGCCGGGCGGATCCCGCGGCGGCACTTCGCGGAGGCGTCCTCTCCGGAGGAGGGCATGGCACGCCTCGATCCGGAGCGGCCCGCGTTCTGA
- the pknB gene encoding Stk1 family PASTA domain-containing Ser/Thr kinase yields the protein MDTTLQDPLVGQLLDGRYRIDGRIAVGGMATVYRAVDTRLDRVLALKVMHPTLAADATFVDRFIREAKSVARLSHPNVVGVFDQGTDGSYVYLAMEYIAGCTLRDVLRDRGALRPRAALDILEPVLAALGAAHRAGFVHRDMKPENVLIGDDGRVKVADFGLVRAVDTVTNTTGTVLGTVSYLAPEQIEHGTSDTRVDVYACGVVLYEMLTGAKPHSGDSPAQVLYQHLNEDVPPPSAAVPGLAYELDELVASATARTPDVRPYDAVALLAQLRQARSALTEEQLDAVPPQAHADHDNADDRTHVIPRAARSVQLALPEESGQDDQDALNRTSVLPTPPPAPPAPARASRRRLDPRRRTVAVITAVLLVLGLGAGVWYINSGQFTKVPPLLTKTEAQAKKRLDEAGLDVKEVKHAYSDTDKRGTVMATDPAAGERIRDNGRVTLTVSRGPETVKVPDVKGIALATAKKELKSSGLEPGMVTEKFNEDVKRGTVISTEPRAGFTRKAGSAVALVVSKGAPISAPDVTGDSEEDAVSELEEAGLKVEIAEKRAFSDEDKGSVAKQSPVEGTELAEGDTVTLTISKGPVMVEVPDVTGMSVGEATSKLEGAGFEVDKDRGLLGLFGDTVKEQSVEGGDEAPKGSSITITIR from the coding sequence GTGGACACGACCCTTCAGGACCCGCTCGTCGGGCAGCTGCTCGACGGCCGTTACCGGATCGACGGGCGCATCGCGGTCGGCGGGATGGCCACGGTCTACCGGGCCGTGGACACCCGCCTCGACCGCGTGCTCGCGCTCAAGGTGATGCACCCGACGCTGGCCGCCGACGCCACCTTCGTCGACCGCTTCATCCGCGAGGCCAAGTCGGTCGCCCGCCTCTCCCATCCGAACGTGGTCGGCGTCTTCGACCAGGGCACGGACGGTTCGTACGTCTATCTGGCGATGGAGTACATCGCGGGCTGCACCCTGCGTGACGTCCTGCGCGACCGCGGAGCCCTGCGCCCCCGGGCCGCGCTCGACATCCTGGAGCCGGTCCTCGCGGCGCTCGGCGCCGCGCACCGCGCCGGGTTCGTGCACCGCGACATGAAGCCGGAGAACGTGCTCATAGGGGACGACGGCCGGGTCAAGGTCGCCGACTTCGGGCTCGTGCGCGCGGTGGACACCGTCACGAACACGACCGGCACCGTCCTCGGGACCGTCTCCTACCTCGCCCCCGAGCAGATCGAGCACGGCACGTCGGACACCCGCGTCGACGTGTACGCCTGCGGGGTCGTGCTCTACGAAATGCTGACCGGCGCCAAGCCGCACTCCGGTGACTCCCCGGCCCAGGTGCTCTACCAGCACCTCAACGAGGACGTGCCGCCCCCGTCGGCCGCCGTCCCCGGCCTCGCCTACGAACTCGACGAGCTGGTCGCGTCCGCCACCGCCCGCACCCCCGACGTCCGTCCGTACGACGCGGTGGCGCTGCTCGCGCAACTGCGGCAGGCCCGGTCCGCCCTCACCGAGGAGCAGCTGGACGCGGTGCCGCCGCAGGCGCACGCGGACCACGACAACGCCGACGACCGTACGCACGTGATCCCGCGCGCGGCGCGCTCCGTCCAGCTGGCGCTCCCCGAGGAGAGCGGGCAGGACGACCAGGACGCCCTCAACCGCACCAGCGTCCTGCCCACCCCGCCGCCCGCGCCGCCCGCCCCCGCGCGGGCCTCGCGAAGGCGGCTCGACCCGCGCCGCCGGACGGTCGCGGTGATCACCGCCGTGCTCCTCGTCCTGGGGCTCGGCGCGGGCGTCTGGTACATCAACTCCGGCCAGTTCACGAAGGTCCCGCCGCTCCTCACGAAGACCGAGGCGCAGGCCAAGAAGCGCCTCGACGAGGCCGGGCTCGACGTGAAGGAGGTCAAGCACGCGTACAGCGACACCGACAAGCGCGGCACCGTCATGGCCACCGATCCGGCGGCCGGTGAGCGCATCCGTGACAACGGCAGGGTGACGCTGACCGTCTCGCGAGGGCCGGAGACCGTGAAGGTCCCCGACGTCAAGGGCATCGCCCTCGCGACGGCGAAGAAGGAGCTGAAGAGCTCCGGGCTCGAACCGGGCATGGTCACCGAGAAGTTCAACGAGGACGTCAAGAGGGGCACCGTGATCAGCACGGAGCCGCGGGCCGGGTTCACGCGCAAGGCGGGTTCGGCCGTCGCCCTCGTCGTCTCCAAGGGCGCCCCGATCTCGGCCCCTGACGTGACGGGCGACTCCGAGGAGGACGCCGTCTCCGAGCTGGAGGAGGCCGGTCTCAAGGTCGAGATCGCGGAGAAGCGGGCCTTCTCCGACGAGGACAAGGGCAGCGTCGCCAAGCAGTCCCCCGTCGAGGGCACGGAGCTCGCCGAGGGCGACACGGTCACCCTGACGATCTCCAAGGGCCCGGTGATGGTCGAGGTCCCGGACGTGACCGGCATGAGCGTCGGCGAGGCCACCTCCAAGCTGGAGGGCGCGGGCTTCGAGGTGGACAAGGACCGCGGGCTGCTCGGCCTCTTCGGGGACACCGTGAAGGAGCAGTCGGTGGAGGGCGGCGACGAGGCGCCCAAGGGCTCGTCGATCACCATCACGATCCGCTGA
- a CDS encoding deoxyribonuclease IV: MSSDKSPSTPSPNSTPPQGASRNPVGGHVPVAGGLASVGLSYARELAAETVQVFVANPRGWATPPGNPKQDEEFRAACAAENIPAYVHAPYLINFGSHTEATVEKSVESLRHSLRRARAIGALGVVVHTGSATGGRERAVALRQVRDRMLPLLDELTHDDDPFLLLESTAGQGSSLCSRTWDFGPYFEALDSHPKLGVCLDTCHIFAAGHDLAGPGGMKQTLDLLVDTVGEGRLKLVHANDSKDVVGAHKDRHENIGTGHIGEEPFRELMTHPATEGVPLVIETPGGKEGHAADVARLKELRGR, translated from the coding sequence GTGAGCAGCGACAAGTCCCCCAGCACGCCGTCCCCGAACAGCACACCGCCCCAGGGCGCGTCCCGCAATCCCGTCGGCGGCCACGTCCCGGTGGCCGGAGGGCTCGCGTCCGTCGGCCTCTCGTACGCCCGTGAGCTGGCCGCGGAGACCGTCCAGGTCTTCGTGGCCAACCCGCGCGGCTGGGCGACACCGCCCGGCAACCCGAAGCAGGACGAGGAGTTCCGCGCGGCCTGCGCCGCCGAGAACATCCCGGCGTACGTCCACGCGCCCTACCTGATCAACTTCGGCTCGCACACCGAGGCCACCGTCGAGAAGTCCGTGGAGTCCCTGCGCCACTCGCTGCGCAGGGCCAGGGCGATCGGTGCCCTCGGCGTCGTCGTGCACACCGGCTCGGCGACCGGCGGCCGGGAGCGCGCGGTGGCCCTGCGGCAGGTGCGCGACCGCATGCTGCCGCTGCTCGACGAGCTGACGCACGACGACGACCCGTTCCTGCTCCTGGAGTCGACCGCGGGCCAGGGTTCCTCGCTCTGCTCCCGCACCTGGGACTTCGGACCGTACTTCGAGGCGCTGGACTCCCACCCCAAGCTGGGCGTCTGCCTGGACACCTGCCACATCTTCGCGGCGGGCCACGACCTGGCGGGCCCCGGCGGCATGAAGCAGACCCTGGACCTGCTGGTGGACACGGTCGGCGAGGGCCGTCTGAAGCTCGTGCACGCCAACGACTCCAAGGACGTGGTCGGCGCCCACAAGGACCGCCACGAGAACATCGGCACCGGCCACATCGGCGAGGAGCCGTTCCGCGAGCTGATGACCCACCCCGCCACCGAGGGCGTGCCGCTGGTCATCGAGACGCCGGGCGGCAAGGAGGGGCACGCGGCGGACGTGGCGCGCCTGAAGGAGCTGAGGGGGCGCTAG
- a CDS encoding DUF4396 domain-containing protein, translating to MEHDTHAEHAHHGHAHGIGKVSWRMAAQATLHCLTGCAIGEVLGMIIGTALGWGNMPTMILAIVLAFAFGYALTLRGIRKAGVDFKTAFRVALAADTLSIAAMELIDNGVIALWPGAMDAHLGDAMFWWVLAIALAAAFVITTPVNKWMIGRGKGHAVVHQYHH from the coding sequence ATGGAGCACGACACGCACGCCGAGCACGCGCACCACGGCCACGCGCACGGCATCGGCAAGGTCAGCTGGCGCATGGCCGCTCAGGCCACGCTGCACTGCCTCACCGGCTGCGCCATCGGCGAGGTGCTCGGCATGATCATCGGCACCGCGCTCGGCTGGGGCAACATGCCCACGATGATCCTCGCGATCGTCCTGGCCTTCGCCTTCGGCTACGCCCTCACGCTGCGCGGCATCCGCAAGGCGGGCGTCGACTTCAAGACGGCGTTCCGGGTGGCGCTCGCCGCCGACACCCTGTCCATCGCCGCGATGGAGCTGATCGACAACGGCGTGATCGCACTCTGGCCCGGCGCCATGGACGCGCACCTCGGGGACGCGATGTTCTGGTGGGTCCTGGCCATCGCCCTGGCCGCCGCGTTCGTGATCACGACACCGGTGAACAAGTGGATGATCGGCCGCGGCAAGGGCCACGCCGTGGTGCACCAGTACCACCACTGA
- a CDS encoding sulfite oxidase-like oxidoreductase, with product MGQPAERASGEAAEPELPPGQRLQRGWPVTHYGPVPKFRAERWEFRVFGATADGEKHCWTHEEFSGLPYDTVVADLHCVTKFSMLGAEWGGVPARALLEIAPPAPTATHVMVWAEYGFSSNLRMADFRSERTIFATHKGGELLTAEHGFPLRLVVPHLYAWKGPKWVRGIEYMTADRRGFWEERGYHNVGDPWREQRYSYQEEPGDGPEL from the coding sequence ATGGGTCAGCCGGCGGAACGCGCATCTGGAGAGGCAGCGGAGCCGGAGCTTCCGCCGGGTCAGCGGCTGCAGCGCGGCTGGCCGGTCACGCACTACGGGCCCGTGCCGAAATTCCGCGCCGAGCGCTGGGAGTTCAGGGTCTTCGGGGCCACCGCCGACGGCGAGAAGCACTGCTGGACGCACGAGGAGTTCTCCGGCCTGCCGTACGACACGGTCGTGGCCGATCTGCACTGCGTGACGAAGTTCAGCATGCTGGGCGCCGAATGGGGTGGTGTACCGGCCCGCGCGCTCCTGGAGATCGCACCGCCCGCGCCCACCGCCACCCATGTGATGGTCTGGGCCGAGTACGGCTTCAGCTCGAACCTGCGGATGGCGGACTTCCGGTCCGAGCGCACGATCTTCGCCACCCACAAGGGCGGCGAGCTGCTCACCGCCGAGCACGGCTTCCCGCTGCGGCTCGTGGTGCCGCACCTGTACGCCTGGAAGGGCCCCAAGTGGGTCAGGGGCATCGAGTACATGACCGCCGACCGCCGCGGCTTCTGGGAGGAGCGCGGCTATCACAACGTCGGCGATCCCTGGCGCGAGCAGCGCTACTCCTACCAGGAGGAGCCCGGGGACGGCCCCGAGCTCTAG
- the bfr gene encoding bacterioferritin → MQGDPEVIEFLNEQLTAELTAINQYFLHAKMQENFGWTKLAKYTRSESIDEMKHAEVLTDRILFLDGLPNYQRLFHVRVGQTVTEMFQADRQVEVEAIDRLKRGIEVMRGKGDITSANIFESILADEEHHIDYLDTQLELVEKLGEALYISQLIEQPEG, encoded by the coding sequence ATGCAGGGCGACCCCGAGGTCATCGAGTTTCTGAACGAGCAGCTGACCGCCGAGCTGACGGCGATCAACCAGTACTTTCTCCACGCCAAGATGCAGGAGAACTTCGGCTGGACCAAGCTCGCCAAATACACCAGGTCCGAGTCGATCGACGAGATGAAGCACGCGGAGGTGCTCACCGACCGGATCCTCTTCCTCGACGGCCTGCCCAATTACCAGCGGCTCTTCCACGTCCGCGTGGGCCAGACGGTCACCGAGATGTTCCAGGCCGACCGGCAGGTCGAGGTCGAGGCGATCGACCGCCTCAAGCGCGGGATCGAGGTGATGCGCGGCAAGGGAGACATCACGTCCGCGAACATCTTCGAGTCGATCCTGGCCGACGAGGAGCACCACATCGACTATCTCGACACCCAGCTGGAACTGGTCGAGAAGCTGGGCGAGGCCCTCTACATCTCGCAGCTGATCGAGCAGCCGGAGGGCTAG
- a CDS encoding (2Fe-2S)-binding protein: MNRVYVCNCFGVTEAQVKKHAEDGACTPRQIASACKAGTDCGSCVRRIQALLGRGACPRRELVEQGEPVLSGLDEAA, translated from the coding sequence GTGAACCGCGTGTACGTCTGCAACTGCTTCGGGGTCACCGAGGCGCAGGTGAAGAAGCACGCGGAGGACGGTGCCTGCACCCCCCGCCAGATAGCCTCGGCCTGCAAGGCGGGCACGGACTGTGGTTCGTGCGTACGACGCATCCAGGCGCTGCTCGGCCGTGGCGCGTGCCCCCGCAGGGAGCTCGTGGAGCAGGGCGAGCCGGTGCTCTCCGGGCTCGACGAGGCGGCCTAG
- a CDS encoding class II 3-deoxy-7-phosphoheptulonate synthase translates to MTVNAKTTTGGNTWRDLPAAQQPEYPDAEALRDVIADLESYPPLVFAGECDQLRARLASVAKGEAFLLQGGDCAEAFDAVSADHIRNKLKTLLQMGAVLTYAASVPVVKVGRIAGQYSKPRSKGTETRDGVTLPTYRGDSVNGFDFNEKARIPDPERLKRMYNASASTLNLVRAFTTGGYADLRQVHAWNQDFVKSSPSGQRYEQLAREIDNALNFMRACGTDPEEFKTVEFFASHEALLLDYESALTRVDSRTGRLYDTSGHMVWIGERTRQLDHAHVEFASKIRNPIGIKLGPTTTAEEALQYIERLDPDREPGRLTFIVRMGADKVRDKLPELVEKVTASGATVAWITDPMHGNTYEAASGHKTRRFDDVLDEVKGFFEVHKALGTHPGGIHVELTGDDVTECVGGGDEIFVDDLHQRYETACDPRLNRSQSLDLAFLVAEMYRDQ, encoded by the coding sequence GTGACCGTGAACGCTAAGACCACCACCGGTGGCAACACCTGGCGAGACCTTCCCGCGGCGCAGCAGCCCGAGTACCCCGATGCCGAGGCTCTGCGCGATGTGATCGCGGACCTCGAGTCGTATCCGCCGCTCGTCTTCGCGGGCGAGTGCGATCAGCTGCGCGCCCGACTGGCGTCCGTTGCCAAGGGCGAGGCGTTCCTGCTCCAGGGGGGCGACTGCGCCGAGGCCTTCGACGCCGTATCGGCCGATCACATCCGGAACAAGCTGAAGACGCTGCTCCAGATGGGCGCCGTCCTCACGTACGCGGCGTCCGTGCCCGTCGTGAAGGTGGGCCGCATCGCGGGGCAGTACTCGAAGCCGCGATCCAAGGGCACCGAGACCCGCGACGGGGTGACGCTCCCGACCTACCGGGGCGACTCCGTCAACGGCTTCGACTTCAACGAGAAGGCCCGGATCCCCGACCCCGAGCGCCTGAAGCGGATGTACAACGCCTCCGCGTCGACGCTCAACCTGGTGCGCGCCTTCACCACGGGCGGCTACGCGGACCTGCGCCAGGTGCACGCCTGGAACCAGGACTTCGTGAAGTCCTCGCCGTCCGGCCAGCGCTACGAGCAGCTCGCGCGCGAGATCGACAACGCGCTCAACTTCATGCGCGCCTGCGGGACGGACCCGGAGGAGTTCAAGACCGTCGAGTTCTTCGCCTCGCACGAGGCGCTGCTCCTGGACTACGAGTCGGCGCTGACCCGCGTGGACTCCCGCACCGGGCGGCTGTACGACACGTCGGGCCACATGGTGTGGATCGGCGAGCGCACCCGCCAGCTGGACCACGCGCACGTCGAGTTCGCCTCGAAGATCCGCAACCCCATCGGCATCAAGCTCGGCCCGACGACGACGGCCGAGGAGGCGCTGCAGTACATCGAGCGCCTCGACCCCGACCGGGAGCCGGGGCGGCTGACCTTCATCGTCCGCATGGGCGCCGACAAGGTCCGCGACAAGCTTCCCGAGCTCGTCGAGAAGGTCACCGCGTCCGGCGCGACCGTCGCCTGGATCACCGACCCGATGCACGGCAACACGTACGAGGCGGCATCGGGCCACAAGACCCGCCGCTTCGACGACGTGCTCGACGAGGTCAAGGGCTTCTTCGAGGTCCACAAGGCGCTCGGCACGCACCCGGGCGGCATCCACGTCGAGCTCACCGGTGACGACGTCACCGAGTGCGTGGGCGGCGGCGACGAGATCTTCGTCGACGACCTGCACCAGCGCTACGAGACGGCCTGCGACCCGCGGCTCAACCGCAGCCAGTCGCTGGACCTGGCGTTCCTGGTCGCGGAGATGTACCGGGACCAGTAG